One part of the Dyadobacter sp. 676 genome encodes these proteins:
- a CDS encoding glutamine synthetase beta-grasp domain-containing protein — protein MSKSKLEYIWLDGYKPTQSLRSKTKIENNFSGKLEDCAMWSFDGSSTEQAPGGSSDCLLKPVYIIPDPQRKNGYLVMCEVLNADGTPHESNGRATIEDDDNDFWFGFEQEYFLWDNETNKPLGFPANGYPAPQGPYYCSVGAKNAFGREIIEEHLDACLDAGLNVEGINAEVAAGQWEFQIFAKGAKEAGDQIWLGRYLLERIGEKYGVSINWHCKPLGALDWNGSGMHANFSNSTLRTAGSKETFDKICEAFRPVVKEHIEVYGADNHLRLTGKHETASIHDFSYGVSDRGASIRIPVVVPAKGWSGYLEDRRPNSAADPYKVAARIIKTVKSAI, from the coding sequence ATGTCAAAGTCCAAGCTGGAATATATTTGGTTGGATGGCTACAAGCCGACCCAAAGTTTACGCAGCAAAACCAAAATTGAAAACAATTTTAGTGGAAAACTGGAAGATTGCGCAATGTGGTCGTTTGATGGCTCATCTACCGAGCAGGCTCCCGGCGGTTCTTCCGACTGTTTGCTGAAACCTGTTTACATTATTCCTGATCCGCAGCGTAAAAATGGCTACCTGGTAATGTGCGAGGTATTGAACGCTGACGGAACCCCTCACGAATCAAACGGTCGTGCTACTATCGAAGACGACGATAACGACTTCTGGTTCGGATTTGAACAAGAATATTTCCTTTGGGACAATGAAACCAACAAACCACTGGGCTTCCCTGCAAACGGGTACCCAGCTCCGCAAGGACCATATTATTGCTCGGTAGGCGCGAAAAATGCTTTCGGTCGGGAGATCATCGAAGAGCACCTCGACGCTTGCCTCGATGCAGGCCTGAACGTTGAAGGTATCAACGCCGAGGTTGCAGCAGGACAGTGGGAATTCCAGATCTTCGCAAAAGGCGCGAAAGAAGCTGGCGACCAAATCTGGCTTGGCCGTTACCTCCTGGAAAGAATCGGCGAGAAATACGGCGTTTCCATCAACTGGCACTGCAAGCCGCTTGGCGCGCTCGACTGGAACGGCTCAGGTATGCACGCCAACTTCTCGAACTCTACTTTGAGAACTGCCGGAAGCAAAGAAACTTTCGATAAAATCTGCGAAGCATTCCGTCCTGTGGTGAAAGAGCACATCGAAGTTTACGGTGCCGACAACCACCTCCGTCTGACCGGAAAGCACGAAACTGCTTCTATCCACGATTTCAGCTACGGCGTTTCCGACCGCGGTGCTTCTATCCGTATCCCTGTTGTAGTTCCTGCAAAAGGATGGAGCGGATACCTCGAAGATCGTCGTCCGAACTCGGCTGCCGATCCTTACAAAGTGGCAGCTCGTATCATCAAGACTGTTAAATCTGCTATCTGA
- a CDS encoding glutamine synthetase III translates to MTFRSKAFEIAQGRVLPVLTPPTEKVADLYGSNTFSDDVMKTLLSAEAYTKISNAIRSGSTIDREVAEEVAAAMKSWAISKGATHYTHWFQPLTGTTAEKHDSFFDLTIDGKAVEKFKGSALVQQEPDASSFPSGGLRATFEARGYTGWDPSSPAFLMDNGAGGKTLCIPSVFISYNGEALDYKAPLLRSLVMLDKAATGVCQFFNRDVSKVTPTLGIEQEYFLVDKALYYARPDLLMSGRTVFGHNPARGQQLDDHYFGSISPRVNAFMVDFEFEALKLGIPVRTRHNEVAPGQFECAPTFEEVNLAIDHNALLMDLMQKVGDRHNFQVLFHEKPFAGINGSGKHNNWSLSTDTGINLLAPTSKPKENLRFLTFLMNVVKAVHDHADLLRASISSAGNEHRLGANEAPPSIVSVFLGGDLTSMLEELVNKGEITLEKGENFYYKLGITRIPNLQRDNTDRNRTSPFCFTGNKFEYRAVGSSQNSASPMIILNTIVANQLLDFKREMDERLAAGEEKKVATVEILKRYFLESKNILFEGNGYSEEWIEEAARRGLSNIRETYDALYAYKTDKTIAVFERTGVLSARELHARYEIELENYVKKLQIESRVIGDLALNHIVSTVVKYQFKLAQTARSLTDLEMLEEAGPIKEIIRDISSHVVVIKKLVHEMTESRKKANNLEDLFERAKCYGSEVKGYFDEIRYHVDKLELLIDDEDWPLAKYREMLFLE, encoded by the coding sequence ATGACGTTTCGTTCCAAAGCTTTTGAGATCGCGCAAGGTCGCGTCTTGCCTGTTTTGACCCCTCCCACAGAAAAAGTAGCCGACCTTTACGGTAGCAATACATTCAGTGATGATGTGATGAAGACCCTGCTTTCGGCAGAGGCCTATACCAAAATCTCCAACGCGATCCGCTCCGGTTCGACGATAGACCGCGAGGTGGCCGAAGAGGTAGCCGCCGCGATGAAATCGTGGGCCATTTCCAAAGGCGCTACGCACTATACCCACTGGTTTCAGCCATTAACCGGAACGACGGCCGAAAAACACGACTCGTTCTTCGACCTCACCATCGACGGCAAGGCAGTCGAGAAATTCAAAGGCAGTGCGCTGGTACAGCAGGAACCCGACGCGTCGTCCTTCCCGAGCGGTGGCCTGCGCGCGACATTCGAGGCGCGGGGTTATACCGGCTGGGACCCGAGCTCGCCGGCATTTCTGATGGATAATGGCGCGGGCGGAAAGACATTATGCATTCCTTCGGTATTCATTTCCTATAACGGGGAAGCGCTCGATTACAAAGCGCCGCTCCTGCGGTCGCTGGTGATGCTGGACAAGGCGGCTACTGGCGTTTGCCAGTTTTTCAACCGCGACGTTTCGAAAGTAACGCCTACATTGGGTATCGAGCAGGAATATTTTCTGGTTGACAAGGCATTATACTACGCCCGCCCCGATTTACTGATGTCGGGCCGGACTGTTTTTGGCCATAACCCCGCCCGGGGCCAGCAGCTAGACGATCATTACTTCGGTTCCATTTCGCCGCGCGTGAATGCATTTATGGTGGATTTCGAGTTCGAAGCATTGAAACTGGGTATCCCGGTGAGAACGCGACATAACGAGGTAGCCCCGGGGCAGTTCGAATGCGCGCCGACTTTTGAGGAGGTTAACCTTGCCATCGATCACAATGCATTGCTGATGGATTTGATGCAAAAAGTAGGCGACCGCCATAATTTTCAGGTGCTGTTTCATGAAAAACCATTTGCCGGCATTAACGGGAGCGGCAAACACAACAACTGGTCGCTGTCGACAGACACCGGTATTAACCTGCTCGCACCGACCTCGAAACCCAAGGAAAACCTGCGCTTTCTGACTTTCCTGATGAACGTCGTCAAAGCCGTGCACGATCATGCCGACTTGTTGCGGGCATCCATTTCGTCGGCTGGCAACGAGCACCGCCTGGGTGCCAACGAGGCGCCGCCGTCCATCGTGTCGGTATTTCTTGGCGGCGACCTGACGTCGATGCTCGAAGAGCTGGTCAATAAAGGGGAAATTACGCTCGAAAAAGGGGAGAATTTCTATTATAAGCTGGGTATTACCCGCATTCCCAACCTTCAACGGGACAATACCGACCGCAATCGCACGTCGCCGTTCTGTTTTACAGGAAACAAATTCGAGTATCGCGCGGTCGGAAGCTCGCAGAACAGCGCTTCGCCGATGATCATTCTCAATACGATCGTAGCGAACCAGTTGCTCGACTTCAAACGAGAAATGGACGAGCGCCTGGCAGCCGGTGAAGAGAAGAAAGTGGCGACCGTGGAGATACTGAAACGCTATTTCCTGGAATCCAAAAATATTCTTTTCGAAGGAAACGGCTACTCGGAAGAATGGATCGAGGAAGCCGCCAGACGCGGCCTGAGCAATATCCGCGAAACTTACGACGCATTGTATGCCTACAAAACGGACAAAACCATTGCCGTGTTCGAAAGAACAGGCGTGCTGAGCGCACGCGAGCTGCATGCGCGCTACGAGATCGAGCTCGAAAATTATGTGAAGAAATTGCAGATCGAATCGCGCGTGATAGGCGACCTGGCATTGAACCATATTGTATCGACGGTTGTGAAATACCAGTTCAAACTCGCACAAACCGCGCGCTCGCTGACCGACCTCGAGATGCTCGAAGAGGCCGGGCCGATCAAGGAAATCATCCGCGACATTTCATCGCACGTGGTGGTGATCAAGAAGCTGGTGCACGAAATGACCGAAAGCCGTAAGAAAGCGAACAATCTGGAAGACCTCTTCGAGCGCGCGAAATGTTATGGCTCGGAGGTGAAAGGCTATTTCGACGAGATCCGCTACCACGTCGACAAGCTGGAATTGCTGATCGACGACGAGGATTGGCCGCTGGCGAAGTACCGTGAAATGCTATTTTTGGAGTAG